A segment of the Amblyomma americanum isolate KBUSLIRL-KWMA chromosome 6, ASM5285725v1, whole genome shotgun sequence genome:
cgggcgttatcttccccaattgccgtgaccgtgccggggacaaagggcctcgtttcggtgggcctggccccgtgacaagacggcgggcatcatcaccaacactcccgagcacatccttggacaagggaccactttcccggccttttggtgacctcgcgttccggccttgagtgcgagtgtcatttgatggagaacggaggtcggtgacccgcgggaaccgtcagcgggccagagaccgtctaccacagccgacgctacctcgacgacaaccttctttcttcggactcaacacgtgacgggggcgagatcATAAGTGcagtggtgtgtttgtgcgcccaagtgaaagccctaggcccctcccactccggcgtgggcgtcctcaacctaaggaatgtggggaataagaaggatataaaaatcgacaaggagtacggaagaaacaacgctcaggacgacatcgttcgccaagggggccttcagcgccgaagcccgacggcgtgcagcttctgccagcaaccgttcgagctcaactccggagcccctccatcgtccccatgaagtcgtcggcccgtaagctcggacaccccagcctctgatgtataatcataatcatgtataattattgaatatatctgtttgtttaaactgagccatacggtgtctctttgcctctccgtcccgtgtggacctgcgcattatggggggtcgtcacagcgCTCATCATTCTTGAAGGGCGGTGTTCTCACTTTGCCAGGCAATGTAACGATTAGTCACTGTACAACGTGAAAGACCACTATAATGAACTTCAATAGGAGGAGCCCCCCCCCATTTACGAATTCTCCCTCTAAGTCCCTATTAAATGAAATGCAGATAGGGTTCAATTGAGTGGATCTTAGCTCATTTGAACTTTCACTTCAGCAGACATAACGGTGAACCACTCAGGTGCAGGTTTgtacagaagtaaacggagcacgctatggCCTTCGAACTATATTTAGGCGTAGCATAACGAAACTTTTTGGGTTGATAGGATTTCACGCATAATAAAAAGCAATACTTCATGCTTACGCGCCGAGTCTCAAGTTGGTTCTGACGCCCACCTGGCACTGTTTATTGAGCGCGTGTGAACATCTTACTAGTCAAGACTTTGTTCTTCTATTTCGCATTTTGCAATGAGTCGAAATAAAAGCTCAGGTGTCCTCTCCATGAAATAGAATAGAGCTTATTTTCCAGCCCTCTTTAGGTAAGGAACCCCTAAATTAAGAGTATCCCTCACTGCGAATACCAGGTAAATCATAGACTGATGTAGGAGATTGTCTTACCTCTTCGTTTTTGCAAGTCTTTTGTGACATCTGTCATCCCAAGTGCAATAAGAGTCTGGATCTGCGCTCGAGAGAGAAGACAGGGCAAAAATCAGTGCAGGCGTAACGGACACTTGTTCTTCTGTGTAGCGGACAAGAAGCCATGCAAAGGAAAAAAGAGTCGGGGAAAACAACAGCTCATTAAAGCATTGGTACTACGGAGAACATAAAACAGCAGCAAGATGTTGCTTCTGGTAAAAACTAGAACTGGAAAAGAGTGTGCTCAATTACGGTGATTAACGTCGGAAAACATCACCTTTTAAAACGGCGAGGAGGTGCACAAGCCGCTTTCTCAGTCTAGTTTATTCCACATATATATAGCAGCCGCACTTACGAGCCATTCATCGTCCATTAGTATTGAAGTGGGAACTAACCAAGTGATGAAGAACTCGAGAGATACCTCGTGCAACAAATGACGATGCCTTGAAATTTGTGTATTTCTACATTCCTTCTTGTCCTGTTCTCTGCGTTCGCGCGAAAATAGTAAGTGCTCAGTGTCCGTTCGTTattgctgcaaaattttttttagaGTATTTGCATTTATGACGAAACTTGTGCAAAGCATTTCCACCTTTTATCATGTTGGTCAGATCTTCCACTCGAAACTAGCCGTTGGTTATGGGTCCAAACagtgttttcaaattttgcacgCTACAAAAGCGAGGTACACAAGCAAGCTGAGACGGTTGTTTTTTGcactaaaagaaaagaaacatgtcCAATTCAGCAACAAAGTAAGCGAAGAAAGGAACGTATATGGTTTGTGTGTACTGAAGACTAACtttattctgaattttctcttgctgcggctgcttgcccACTGCCATATTTTTATATCAAATGCTTCAGAACTTTTTTGGAGGTGTTGTGTAAGACCTCATCGTCGTCGAGCAATTGTGGATTCTTGTGTTCATGTACATTAGTACGAGTGGGGTATATTCCATTGTAATAGCCTTACGATATTTATTAGATTATCAACAACGCCCCTGCCGTTTCTCACAACAACCAAATGCATTTTTGCGGACTGAACTAAAAGCAATGAAAAGAATTAATACTCTAAAATGCGTCGCGGTGAATAGGGCGTTTGCAAGCGTTTAAAAGCAACTTGCATTACTCGTCACGGCAATTCCCCGCTTCCACGCTGCGCTGTTGGACATGAGATCGAAAGTTAAGCACTTGGCTGCGGCAAGAGCATTTTGATGAATGCGAAATAAAAGGAAAACTGGAAACGATATAACCAGTGGGGTAAACTATGTTAGGGCAGACAGCAAGAAAATTTGAAGGCCTGCCCCTATGCGTCATTTATAAGCTACCGCATGACTTTCAGCCAGACATCTTTGCACGGAATAACAATTTCTTTTGTTTAAAAAAGGTACGTACACAGACTTTGAGGTTCTATGTTCTGCTTACAACGATTTTATACTTCTGCCAAATTAAGGAAGCACTGCCCGCCCCCCCCTCTCATAACTTTAATTAATCCCCAACATGCAAAATCATCAGTGCCCAGAAAACCTGGAGAGACACGTGATGCCTGTTTCTTTCACACACGGTTGCATGGTATTGATGATCTTGATTCTGACGAAAGCATCATCCAAAAAAAGGAAGTGTATTTTTTCTGCATAAAAACTATTTAACCTTTGGACAATCAACTATAGATAAAAGACACACACAGCCTCCCTCATCTCGCCTTTTCAAAGCCCTTGGAATCAATGAAGACATTCCTCCCGTTACAAAAAGCAAACGGGAAGTAACATGTCAACCTTTGGATTCACCAAAATGAATAAATCAACACTTTacagaaaggaaaataaaacggACCGACGCAAAAGAAGAACGCACAAGACACGTCCTTCGCGTCcgcaatttttttgtttgctgtttgTCAACTATCGTCAACAGCTAGCTACCTCACTGAAATTTTCAAGTCCGACAGGCTCAATGAAATGCACCTTCAAAAACAGTTGTCACTAGGCACAGGAAACTTTGACTAAACAAAAAGTGGACTAAAACAACGAGAAATTAAAACTCTTTATGAAAGCACAGGCACGCGCTCCGCCAGTCATGCAAGTGGCCTGTTTAAAAGACTGTCCGGCCAGCACTGAAACGAGCAGGATCCGGCGCCTGGCCGCAAAGTTCTCTGCGTCCTGTGCTGCTTGGAGACAGGAACCGCATCAAGGGTCTCTTCTCAATTTCATTAATTGAGCAATCCTTGTTTTATTCATAATGCTATTTCCTTACGCCCTTTTTTCTTATTCCTTTTTCTCCCTAGGGCAATAAACCGTGCTAGAAAAAAAAGACGTTCTGTACCTTGTTTAGGTCGAGAGAGGCGTCCCGTTCCTCCAGGCTCGACGCGCCGCCGACAGACAGGCGTGCGGGGGAGCGCAGCCCGTGTGGCTGCTTCCCGGAGCCGCCTGTTGCCCCGGGCGAGTCCAGCGCCGCCGTCGCCTTGGACTCGAGCCGACGCCACTGGTATTGCAGCTGCCTCGTCAGGGGGTCGTCGCCTTCGTCCCGAAACAAGTTGGGCTGCGTGACTGCATCCGGTCGTCCCAGACCGCGGACTTCGTCCTGCACCGACTCTGCGAGTGCCAGGCAGTGGCGAATCGAATCGAACAGTTTTTATTCGAAAAGGATGGCCCGAGGCTAAATGGAGTGCGGGAAGGTAGGGCGGGCGGGCACTAAATAAAAGGCACAAAGGTCTGTGAAACTCTCAACTCCAATTCTCAACTCTTATTCGTCTTCGCGATGAGGCGCACATAAAGGCAGGCAGCACATTTTCAAAGCAAGCGCTCAAAAATATTCTGGTAAAAGGAGCTCTGCAAACACCTTTTGAGGAcagtacataaactcgctcaatcagTGCATTCGTCATTAGCACCTGAGCCAAATAGTACACTTCTGCACGCACCAGAGAACCCACAATTGCGCCTGTaagttggcgagtcctttccgtcgactttttcatgctcgcgccctccttcATCGCACGCGTCTACGTAATTCTGTTCAgcgatggctattggttagattctttcagacgtcacgcagctgCCATGGCCGTAGCCAGTCAGCAGCGTCTCTACGGTGGGTAAGGATGTTCCACCCACAAAAGAATTCCCGCACGCATCAGCGAAAGGGCTGGCGAATGGCCGCCGGcctttgagcgtgcaaaaagtgacgagaggagaaggaaagggataccaagacgctgaaattcaaattttggctgctgataactcagcttctacaaaagcattaaaaaaaattggatgtGACACTTATGCTTcccttaagggcatgacgtgatagcgtaatgggttaatgcccgtgTATGCAGAATTTTCGTTGTATAATTTACATTCttatgtccctgggagtcctcatacgcctcctggcgcagtggtgctgcgaTGCGCCGCTAGCCTGCTATGGAAGGTGCTGTccgtggtgggccttgtgcgaccaaggttgttcttcccgagcgacctatcattaactcaactaccacctgccacggtgggaaggttgtgatgaaggtcacgtgacctaggtggcccacctgcctcctaggttgctcgcTGGTgatcacctgccagagccatgtccATGATTTTCTGGTCCtccttaaggatatgacgtgaCAGCTTTCATGGGTTAACGCATATATatgcgctcacaacgccgacgacgacgcccaCGACGGCGGATTTTCCGCACAACGAGGGCCTTAACGCTGCCGACTTAAAATTCTTGCGGGAGGATAATCGTGGTGCGGCGTCCTTTAACACCCCACGAATACCGTACCTTTATTGAAATCCCCTTTCAGAACACATTTCGCAACTCTTAAGTGTGCGGAGAAAAATATCGGCTGGTGTCGAGTGAAGAGAATCGTGTTAGAAAGCCGTATATCAGCAAATAATGGTTGTACTCCTTTGCACGGTACATCTAATATTTCCAGTGAATGACGTTAGATTCGATAGTAATATAATTTTATTATGCTTAGGATAAACTTGCACTTGATATTGATCCCGTGCTTGTTTCCGACACCATGTTGTCGCGGTCTTCACCGAAGACACGGTGTGGTGCGAGCTCACGCTCTTATTCCTTCTTCAGCATGACCTGGAATCAGGCACATGACATTGTTTAAAGTGCTGTGGAAACTGGCAAAGCTGCAAAATTTTGGCATTTCGTAAGAAGCATTTTTGGATGGCCATTTGGTTCATGGTCCAAGTTAACACGGCGCAGAAAGACAAGGACGAAAGCAAAGGAACGAATACTACGAGGCGAGCGCCGACTACCGGCCAATTTATTGCACCGACGCAAGAACCTTTATACATAATGACGGTGCATTATCATGCGAAACCCAGCTTACACGCAGACGCCTTAAAGGGGAAGGGGCACAGATATTGCATTCGGAGAGCGGATATCACCAGCGATTGCAATCCTGATCCACGCGGGTAAATCTAAAAAAACCAATTACTGTTCCATGCGTCGCACGGACGGTGCACTGATACACATGCGCCAAGCTGCCTTAATGATTTCTCTTCCCAGTCGGTCCTTACCATCGCTGATAAATTTGGCTCTTTGAATGatagtttttctcttttttttgcccGGTGgttgcggctgcgtttcgataaaGGCTACCGTGTCgtgtgcaatgtctgtgcacgttaaagatccccacgtggtcgaaatcattTCGGAGCCTTCCAGTACAGCACcagtttcttcttttcttctttaaccCCCTCTTTTATACcgtcccttaaggcgcggttgaggtgtccactgagacatatgaggcagttactgcggcatttcatctcctcaaaaaccactatATTTCTGTTTACATTTTTGCGTCTTGAGTGCCGTCTTGAGTTATTTTCCAACGCGCGCTTGTGCTCACGCGCACTCTCGTTGAAGCATCGGTCTGTTTGGCCAATGCCCAATGCCCGCATTCAAGAGACGTATCTCGTATATGAGACAGACTGACACTCAGCAAACCTTACCAGATGCTTCGCAGCAGATTCCTGTGGTCGCCTCGTCATTGTGTAGCAAATCCGTGCATGTTTGAGCGGTGCTGAAAAAACGACGTCCACACCAAAGCTACCACCGAGCTTCTTGATGTGTGCTAGCTTGTGAACGCATGTATGGAATTCCTGCGGCACGTCTCTTGACTTTTTGCATGCTTGGAATTTCAGCGCAAGTGTGTTTAATAATTTGGAACAGAAAAGATGAAACGCACTTTGCGCAAAATTTTAGACGGTCAAACTGTAATACGGATTCATGGGGAAAATAAAGGTAGCTGCTATATTATAGGGCTCAATCCCAGATATTCAGGCAGTTCGACATATCAGGAGGGACGATTTACCCATTTACCTCCTGCCATTCATTGGACCACATTCAGGGGCGGGAATAAGCGGAGCCAAATTTGGCTGCAGTTCGTTACCATTGGAAACGGGCGTCGAGAGCGACGCCAGGGAAACGTACGTGACAAACTTTAAAACGACATTGCATTGAGGGCTCCATTACTTCCTAATGTACCGTAGTTTATTGATATTAATCCGGTACTTAGTGTCATTAAATGTCGCTTTGTTTTCCACGTAAAATTTACAATAAAGGACTTGTAATAAAACGATGAAAAAAGAAGCAATTTATGTTAAGTGGTTGCTGGCTTGTTAAGTGCAGCCACTCTGCTTTGACATGCGGGGCTGTACTGTCTTCTTAATCCTAGTCTAGACAAGCGTAAGGAAGCTAGGCAacaccaaaccctggccagtcCCCCACCGTGGGGATGTGCTatcgcttctgaggcaacaaaaacaacaacagctactactactgctactactactactactactactactactactactactactactactgctactactactactactactactactactactaccactaccactaccactactcctactactgctactactcctactcctactactactactacaactataaaaacaacaaaaacattaACCACAACAAACCTTGCGTCGTCGTTCTCGCTCCCTGGCCCGAAGAAGAGGGCGACGGCGGTGGGCTTATCTGACCCGTAGTAGGAACGGTCTGCTCCTGCTGGAAGGATTCATGGCCCGGCGACGGTGCCGGCGATGACCTGTGAGTGGAAAGAGAGACACGAGACATCGGTAACCAGGAGCGAAGGCGGAGAGAGCGCCAGAAGTGAGACATTTACAAAGTTTTAGTTATGTCAGTGGCTGCCCTACGCAAAACTGGGTGCCAACCAACGAGCTGAGAGCGTTTTGCAGGCACAAACGTGGTCCACGAAGCCCACGTAAAacattccgaaaaaaaaattcgcttcaCAGGAAGCGACTGACCAGGCAGAATTACAGGCGGCGCTTAGTGCACTTACTtgcgagtaatgcgaaagcattgtaatTTCATTCCGATTTTATTATAAATATATTCGATTTCCATTTGAATTGTATTAAAATTCTAATACAATTCTGTTCTAATTATATTGTAATCCCATTATATTTTATGTAATCGGTGCAGTTGCAAGTATTAGTATTGGTtattactggttaacatttcgCATTGTCCGGTCTTCCATGACGTTACAGCAATCGCGATGCCGGGCTTTCGTGTCGATAAGCCATTTAATTCTTTCTCGTTAATAAGGCAAACTGCTCATTATATGCACGCTGATAAGCTTAAACCAGGAATTTTTGCAGTGCGGCAGTACGCTGCAGTCAATGACTAGACTACGTGGCACGCGACAGCAGCAGCCAGGGCTTGTAGTAGGAAAATGCGTGCAGTGATACCCCGCATGGCACCTGAGGGAATACTGGAAGCCCGGCACGACAGCAGAAACAAGTGCCGCTGCCTCTGTTTTAGAAAAAGGTATCTGGATTCCCACTTTGGATGATTTCTAGAACCGTAGCGTGCCGCTTCGACTTACGAGGTGTGCTTGGTTGTTGCCCATACCACGCCTCAGAAGTGGAGAAACCACTACCATAAAGAGCTGTGTAGAAGATGAGGTCGTTCAGGTGTTGCCACGTTTCTATAAAAACGCAGTCACTCGCAAGCCTGTAGATATGAACGCCCCGTGGAGAGAAAATAGGTAGGCGTGCCTTCGCCCAAAAGGGAAATTCGTATGGGCTATTCCATAGAACGGAGAACTTATTGTCAAAAACTATTCATTGGGCCCTTTCCGACGAGAGACAAACATGATGACAAATCATGAGAAGTAGCCTGAATGCTGCTTGTTATGGTCCCTGTGTTTTCCTTTCAGCAAAGGATGACCAAGGTGTCATGGTTACCTGAAAACCAGAAGCTGCAATGTCTGCTTTGTCATTTCAAGAAAAAGCTCCCCATAGCATAAGGCTGAGTGGATCGTGTACTTGAAGCAAAGATCAATGCTCCTGAAGGCCTCTTACGGGGGCGGATAAAAGAGGGAGGATGGGAGCTTGATTATTGCAACCCATGGttacagcgcgacagacgagaaaaagaaggaacgcaACAGAAATAACAACTTGTCTAGTCGAGCCATTATCTGCTCTAACCGAATTCTTAATTGGCTTAGAAGATGTTGGGAGGTGTAGTCGCGCGATCATACAAACGGTACTCGAACCAAAGCACCCCTCGTCACATTAAAACTGCGCTAGGTAGCTCGTGAGTCCTCAGAACACTGCAGCGCGCTGCGTCTGTACGCTATCGGCGAGGCACACCCGACAGGAGTTCAGACGTATGAAGATCAAGAAGTGAAAGGTGTCGCTCTCAGCCAGCGGCATCGCGTCTCATCTTTCGGCGATACTATCTACGCTCAGGCCCTAGGTTTCCACACCAATGCGAACGCCCTTTCAAGAAGAACGCGTACATTTAAAGGGGGAGCGTCCCTCAGTGCATCATAGAGCTGTAGAAGTGAGGAAATAATTTTCATCCTCTACTTCGGACCACACTAAATCTTTCCAGTTTCGGACATGTCCGTCTGAAACTTTTGACGGCCGGCATAAGGAAGTCCTCAGCGTAATTAAGCAGGCAATGCTTTACGGCATGGTTCTCAAAGGAAGCTGGGCCACATCGCTTTCAGGTGACAACGCCTGAAAATGGGGAAACTGACTACGTCCACCCATCCGCCCACCAGCCACCCAAGCGGAACAAGTCgaacccacttataacgaacctgacagtCGCCCGGATTTCATTCGTTGTATACGATGTTCGTAGCATAAGGACTTTCCATAACGCATCTAAAAACACGAGATCAGACGAAAGCgacatttgttaaaaaaaaatttcgtcaCACATGCCTAGTCGTCCAAATGAGAGACTATCACAGCGCTTTCCAAGCTCTCCGGCGTTGCCATGTGCTCCCCAACTCTTTGTCATGATGAGCTGCCCCTCGCTATAGGCGGCATTACTGCACTCCGTGAGaaactttttctggcaatggaTGGGAAGCTACAAAGTCGAAACGCGCTCTCTCTTCCTACGCAGCGGAATATTGACTCCGCTTGTAGTTAAAACTTTTCTCTTGAAACATAATATATTGTCAACCTTCGTTTTTTAATGCGTAATTCTTACACAACTTACAACTTTCAATGCTGAATGTCAAGGAAAGAACAATTTTCTTGGTTACAAAAAATATATTAGGGTCGTCTAGCAGCAAAAAACATCATTTAATTGCGCCAGCCGCTCCAGAGCCATTATGTGACAGATTGGTTCATAAtgatgatcatcagcctgactacgcacactgcaaggcaaaggcctctcccatggctctcaaattaaccttgtcctttgccagctacggccaACGAATCCCTGCAAATTTTTAAATCTCattcacccacctaactttctgccgccccctgctacgcttgccttctcttcgaatccactccgttacacttaaggaccggcggttatgtcgccttcgcattacatgccctgcccaagcccatttcttcctcttgatttcgactaggatgtcattaacccgcgtttgttcttaCACCCAGTCTGCTCGCTTCCAgtctcttcacgttacacctatcatttttctttccgtagctcgctgtgttgtccttaacttaagctgaacccttttcgttagcctccatgtttctgcccagtgggtgagcaccggtaagataaagctattgtacactttcctctttagggaaattggtaaactgccactcatgatctaagagaacctgccatatgcgctccaccccattcttatccttctagttacttccctctcattatccagagcagctgtcactacctgccctaagtaaacgtatttctttaccacttccagcacctcgctaccaattgtgaactgctgttcccttgcaagactgttgaaccttgctttgattttctgcatgttaatttttagaccgtgttctgctctgcctattgaactcattgatcatgctttgcagttt
Coding sequences within it:
- the LOC144094108 gene encoding uncharacterized protein LOC144094108 isoform X2, whose translation is MFSFASRPAVASAPPATSRFVLRGAPCWTWLLLLLWASVTVSTASGVTPPTEYERSQKLADTGGAALSMPEASWRGYPRLFTERTSSLLSEAVQMLHRAKDVQERRWLQALVQRLTKLAVDLKRSTLSLRSSPAPSPGHESFQQEQTVPTTGQISPPPSPSSSGQGARTTTQESVQDEVRGLGRPDAVTQPNLFRDEGDDPLTRQLQYQWRRLESKATAALDSPGATGGSGKQPHGLRSPARLSVGGASSLEERDASLDLNKIQTLIALGMTDVTKDLQKRRGRRLGSSVPRGATS